The Planctomycetia bacterium genomic sequence GCAAACTCAACGAGCTATGAGTTCTTGCGACGGGCCCGATCGATGTTCAGCACGGCGGCGCGAATGCCTTCCAACTCCGGGTTCAACCGCAGAGCCCGACGGAAGCATTCGAGTGCGTCGTCGGTTTCTCCCATGTTCAGATAGCATTGGCCCATGCCGGCGGCGGAGCCGAAATGGTAAGGGTTGATTTCGAGTGCCCGGCGGCAATCGGCGATGCTCTCGTTGTAGCGGCCGAGGCCGTATTGCGAGATGGCCCGTTGGTTCCACGCTTCGGCGAACCAGGGTGCGAGGTCGACCAATTCCGTGGCTCGCACGAACGCTTGTTCATGCCGGCGTTCGACGTTGTCGCGAATCACCTGCTCGAGCAGTTTTTGCTGGATCGGAGTGCCGGCGCGACACCACACGGCCCGCACCGCGTTCTCGGCCAGAGTTCGGACGCCGCGGTCGCCGTCGCGCAGGGCCTTGCCGAGAGCGGCGTTGACGTCGTAATTTCCCAGATAGCCGAGCGCTAAGGCTGCGGCCCGGCGGCAACTCCGCGAGGAGCTTTCGAGGAGCCGCTCGAGCGTCGCACAACCGTATCTCGACGAGACCTTGCGAATGAACGCCGCGGTATCGTGGTCGTCGAGAAACTGCTGGTAGACGAAATCGAGCAGCGGCAAGCGGATGGGAGAGCCGCTCACGATAGATACTCCTAAAATAACGCCGGTAACGATGGTAACGTCCGATTTCTCGGTCTTTTCAGTGTAATTGGGAATGGCGGTGTTGCCAGAATAATCGCTATAAAAGAACCTGACTTTTCCCAAACACCTTTCGCCGGGGCGGAAATGAGGCCGAAACAGCGGGCGGAAAAGCCGGCGACGAGGCCGCGGCGATGCGCGCCGCAAGGTAGCTTCCGAGCCGTTTTTCGATCCTGGTCGATCCTGGTTGCGGCGGTCGGCTGCTCGTGCTTCGCGGCGACCGCCGGAGCGCAGGGAGCGACAGGTGCTGCATCGCTCGCGCAGACCGCCGCCGAACTGCAAGCTCGGCTGCAAGCGCGCATGAGCGGCTCGTGGACCGGCTCGCAGATCCGTAGCGCGGCCTCGGGCTTGGCGAAGAATGCCGAAGTCGCGCTCTGTCTCGATCGCCGCGTCGATCCGGAGTCGCCGCTCGAGTTGTCGTTCGCGGATACTTCCGTCGCCGAGATTTGGCGACGCATCGCCGAAAGCCATGAGTTGGCGGTCGTGTCGTTCGGGCCCGTGATTTATCTGGGGCCGAAGTCGACCGCGCGCGATCTTAAGACCTTGGCTGCGCTGCGGCGCGACGATGCGAGTCGTGCGGCTCCCGCGTTGAAGGCGAAGCTATCGGAGTCGCGACCGACGACGTGCGAGGCTCCTTGCGAATCGCGCGCGCTTTGGACTTCCTTGGCGACCGAGGCAGGCCTGCGAACCACGAACCTCGAGCGGATGCCGTTCGACGTCTGGCCTGCCGTCGATTGGGCTCCGCTGCCGCTCGTCGATCGGCTGACGCTCTTGGCCGTGCAGTTCGACCTGACGTTTAAGCTCGACGCCACGGCCCGCACCCTGACGTTCGAGCCGCTGCCTTCGTCGATATTGATCGAGCGGAGTTACCCCGCCGGCTTGAAGCCGCAAGAGACGCTGGCCCGATTTCGCGCGCTTGCGCCTCTGGCGACCGTGCGACTCGCCGGTGCGAAGATCGCGGTCGTCGGGAAAGTCGAAGACCATGAGCTCGTTTCCGGCACCGGCTCATCGGCGGTCGCAAATACTGCAGCGACGAGCCCAGCGGTTCCCGCGGCTGCAAAGCAACTGTTTACGCTCCGCGTGAAGGACGTCCCGCTCGATGAGCTGATTCGCGTGTTGCAAGAAAAGCACAAGCTGAAGATTCGGGTCGACGAAGCGGCGATCAAAGCGGCCGGACTGACGCTCGATCGCCGCACCGAGGTCGACGTCGCCAAGGCCACTCTCGAAGAACTGCTCGAGCAAGCCGCCGCTCCGCTCGGCCTCACTGCGCGGCGCGATGGAGAGACCGTCGAGATCGGCGTGCGCGCCGCTGCTCCGAAGTAATACTTTCGTTCCGAAAGAGACTGTCGTTGCCGGCAGCGTCGTCGCGAAACAGGATCGCAGCAAGGCGCTAAAGTCACCGCGATCGTCCCGCTTGACGATGCCGGCACGCAAGCGTTCGTTGCGATATGAAGGCTCGTCACCGGCTTTTATAATTCCGACGTTTTGCGAATGAACTCGCGCGCGGGACGCGGCGTAAGGCTGATAGAGACCGATCGCATCAGGTCGAACTTTTCGCGAAGAGCTTTTGCCGCCGAGGCAACTTCGCAAGCGGAGTCCTAACGACTAGGACCGCCTCCAAAATCACAGGATAGGGACATCGGACATGGGGATGGATTCCGATGAAAACCAAGCTCTTGATCGCCGTCGCGTTGTGCGCGCAAATCTTTTCGCTCGGCTGCGCCGCTGCAGCCCCGCGGTATCACGCGTATCGCTTGCCGCAGTACCAAGCGAGCGTCGAAGTGCAGGCCCCGATCGGAAAGGATCCGGAAGTCGTGGCGCGGATCACGTTCGGCCAACTCGGCGGCTCGGCGGTCAAATAAGTACAGGCACGCACCGCCCTGCGAACGGCCCGCGGCTTACGACAAGGCTTTCCTCACCGTGTCGCGGAAGCCTTCTTCGATCTTTCCTTTGAACATCATCGCCGCGAACGGAATCTCGCCGTTCACGGCGACCTTGTCCGGCTCGACGGTCATCGCCCCCTTGATCGCCATGCCGAAGCTTTTGAGCGAAAAGTCGACGACGTGGTCGCTGTCCCACTTGCTCCAGTCTTCGTGCAT encodes the following:
- a CDS encoding tetratricopeptide repeat protein, with product MSGSPIRLPLLDFVYQQFLDDHDTAAFIRKVSSRYGCATLERLLESSSRSCRRAAALALGYLGNYDVNAALGKALRDGDRGVRTLAENAVRAVWCRAGTPIQQKLLEQVIRDNVERRHEQAFVRATELVDLAPWFAEAWNQRAISQYGLGRYNESIADCRRALEINPYHFGSAAGMGQCYLNMGETDDALECFRRALRLNPELEGIRAAVLNIDRARRKNS
- a CDS encoding polyhydroxyalkanoic acid system family protein; protein product: MPKFNFSVPHTAGLEKAKKDLRAYLEKMREYAADKVSDMHEDWSKWDSDHVVDFSLKSFGMAIKGAMTVEPDKVAVNGEIPFAAMMFKGKIEEGFRDTVRKALS